A genome region from Haliotis asinina isolate JCU_RB_2024 chromosome 11, JCU_Hal_asi_v2, whole genome shotgun sequence includes the following:
- the LOC137256612 gene encoding phospholipase B1, membrane-associated-like → MKYVAVVLALAICVCDATSNTWGRYEAAIRVLANNTLFRPTMESHMKAYREAERTSPLRSLDQAGRNFACPGGPSPTVPTSVHELRAGDIKVVAAMGDSLTAANGADAWTILGCLTEYRGTSWSIGGDRSISNDGITIPNILRYFNPNVYGFSNGQGDRDSANKRFNVAKSGDKSMHMPEQADLLVQRLRSDPNINFHNDWKLITIFIGGNDLCQFCSNETVHTAVKYASRIEEALQILYDNVPRALVQVVNIFDIGPLTEMGGLICSTVHVFACDCLLNQEGLDKASQLTLDYQRETASVVSSSKFHNHEDFTVVLQPFLEEADPPRKSDGKLDTAFFAPDCFHFSRLGHQMVAKNLWNAMFQPVGLKDRDWDMNAGIYCPGQNEFIATEKNNRQ, encoded by the exons CCACGTCCAACACCTGGGGCAGGTATGAGGCAGCCATACGTGTTTTGGCAAACAACACGTTGTTCCGGCCGACGATGGAGTCGCACATGAAGGCGTACAGAGAGGCGGAGAGAACAAGtccg CTGCGAAGCTTGGATCAAGCAGGCAGGAACTTTGCATGCCCAGGCGGACCATCTCCAACTGTACCTACATCAG TGCACGAGCTGAGAGCAGGCGACATCAAGGTAGTTGCAGCCATGGGGGATTCTCTCACA GCAGCCAATGGCGCCGACGCTTGGACAATTCTGGGATGTCTCACGGAATACAGAGGGACGTCCTGGAG TATCGGTGGAGACAGGAGCATTTCAAATGATGGTATTACTATTCCAA ATATACTGCGCTATTTCAACCCTAACGTGTACGGCTTTTCCAACGGCCAAGGTGACCGAGACTCTGCCAACAAGCGCTTCAACGTAGCTAAGTCGGGCGACAAGAGCAT GCACATGCCAGAGCAGGCGGACTTGTTGGTACAACGGCTCAGAAGCGACCCCAACATCAATTTCCACAACGACTGGAAACTCATCACCATCTTCATCGGGGGCAACGATTTGTGTCAGTTCTGTTCAAATGAG ACCGTACACACCGCTGTGAAGTACGCCAGCCGTATCGAGGAGGCATTACAGATCCTTTACGACAACGTACCCCGAGCCCTCGTGCAGGTCGTCAACATCTTCGACATCGGTCCTCTTACAGAAATGGGTGGACTCATTTGCTCCACTGTTCACGT ATTCGCCTGTGACTGCCTGCTAAACCAGGAGGGACTGGACAAGGCGAGTCAACTGACCCTTGACTACCAGCGAGAGACCGCGAGTGTGGTTAGCAGTTCAAAGTTCCACAACCACGAAGACTTCACTGTTGTGCTGCAGCCATTCCTTGAGGAGGCGGACCCACCCAGAAAG TCGGACGGCAAATTGGACACCGCGTTCTTCGCCCCAGACTGCTTTCACTTCAGCCGTTTGGGACACCAGATGGTGGCCAAGAACCTGTGGAACGCCATG TTTCAGCCGGTGGGTTTGAAAGATCGAGACTGGGACATGAATGCCGGCATATACTGCCCCGGTCAG aatgagTTTATAGCAACGGAAAAGAACAACAGGCAGTGA